tactagtgctattcgatggcactaacgtcccttttgccgggggctctacatctttaaatggatgtaggtgttcctatagcaggcagtgttggtcgcagctagtgccgcatcatcctttcagctgacttggtgagcctcaCTTCGTTTCGGGGATCTGTTTCATCTATTTATCTTGTAcgttgtatttgaggtatagacggagccttgttaccggcatttccatattacattactctttAGTCatgtttagaggctccgtagacaggttgtgggtagtgtcgtgTGTTGGAATTTaaatagaaatattgatgtttggcaaagatttatgaaacttgtaatattttgataattatgatttaagttgctaatggaagttgttaatgaaatacttactaaatcTGATTAaaggagtccatctcctatttaatcATGAAGTTGTTTGGGTacaatgaaacctaacaggcttgctcagtcgggtttactcagttgagcgtcggtcgcgctcctcgTATTTTGGGGCATGACACCTTAGCATTGGGAATGATTGTCGTTGGTTGTTTTCTGCTACCCGCCTTGACAAATgacctggagagacgtgggaccggctttaGGAGGACCCATGCTCTCTGTTTTAGCTTTTGGCCCTTCTTATATCTGCGGCTGTGGGTTGGAATCCTAGACCAAAAGTTCCCACATTTTCAGGGAGGGACACtggttgtatgatgccttgcaaagcaGATCctaaaccctttcctggtacgaacccattcttcagcatttcgtACGCTATCATGACCGATGCAGCTGTTATCTTCAGGTTAGGGATACACTTCCCCTCTTGCACTTTCTCGATTGTCATTGCGTCTGAAACTTGATatacccatggccccttgtcatcttccatttCTATAAATGGCACGATGGTGTTGTTGTGTGCGCACAaattgtcttccccatgcaccactatctcctgcttgtcccattcgaacttgatcatctggtgaagagttgaCGGTACGGCTTTAGAAGCGTGGATCCATAGTcgacccaatagaagattgtatgagacggctatatccagcacttggaattccattgtgaactcCAGTGGTCCTATTGTCAAttccagcactatgtccccgactaagTCTTTGCCCCCGCCGTCGAATCATCGCAcatagatactgttcttgtggatcctccCGTTCTCTACTTTCAGCTTGGTCAAAGTGGAGAGAGGAAAaatgttcgcacttgaaccattatCAACCAATACCCGTGTAACCACCGAATTCTCACATTTCACCGCAAGGTAAAGGGCCCAGTTGTGTTCCGTGCCCtctacgggcaattcatcatcagagaAAGTGACCATGTTCACtgcaaagattttgttggctattttctCCAAGTGATTTACAGTGATTTTGTCAAGGACAtgcgcctcattcaagatttttaTTAATACTCGACAATGTTCGTCCGAGTGGATCAATAATGAAAGTAAGGAAATCTGCGCCGATGTCTTCTTTAGCTGCTCCATAATGGAATAGTCCTGTATCTTCATCTTTTTTAGGAACTCTTCCGCTTCCTCTTCGGTCACAGGTTTCTTTGCTGAAGCTGAATTATCCTTGGCTTTCCTCAAATCTACAGGAGCAAAACACCATCCCAACCGAGTTAACCCTTGGGCCTCGCAGACCTCCTCCTTGACCTCCCTTCCTTTATACATCACTGCCACTCGTCCGTAGTTCCACGGAATAGCCTTGCTACTGATTATCGGTAACTGAGTTACCAGCTTGATGATAACTTGATCCACACGGGCCCCTTCCACAGTTATGACGGGTTTGCTAATTGCTCCCGGCACAATCACCCTTACTCTTTCCGATTTCGTTGTGATCTTGCTTGGAGACCCCTTATCTAATGCCACAGATGGTCTAGCAATCTTTTCAATCGACTCGAGCGCCGACCCTTCCCTTGTTGGTTGTTCAATTTCCTTTGTCTCACTGGACCGAATTGTCATCacggtctgtgatggcttcttcGACTCTCCCCCTTTGTGCACAATTTCAATCATGTTTGCCTCTGGGTGGGTTGACATTGGATTCCTGTTGATGTTGGGTACCTCAGGAGCTTGCACTTCAATTATATTAGTGTCACTGAGCTCCTGTATTGCACTCTTCAAGTGTCAGCATTTCTCGGTGTCATGCCCCGGGGTACCTGAACAATACTCGCAACTGACCGAGTAATCAAGGTTTTTTGGAGGTGGATTTGGCAGTTTAGATGGTATTGGCCTTAACATGTTCAGTTGTCTGAGCAtgtggaacagactggcatatgactcccccaatggagtgaatgttttcttcttttgtgcCCTGTTACCCTTGAATGCTGGACTAGGTCGGAAACTTTGACCGGGATGGTTTCTATTTTGTGGAGCGGGAGCACGCCATTGGGTGTGGGCCGGAGGTTGGCTGTATGCTTGGACGTGGTgaacggaaaaatgaggttcggGATGTGGGTAGTAGTGTtaggctatatggagtgtgggggtatgttTGAGGGTGGGGTGGAGGCTGGGGTGGAGGCTGGTTATAGTAAGGTGATGGGCCCCGGGGCCAAGCTCTTGACTCAATGGTTGCCacgtcttctttcttctttctcccCAATATACCCCCAGTGCcattttggatggcctgggtggtttcCTTGATCGCCGAATATCTCATGAttttattggacttgagtccctccttcACCATGTTTCCCATTTTTACTACATCGTTAAAGGACTTCCCCACTACTGATACCAAATGACCGAAATATGTGGGCTCTAAGGCCTGTAAGAAGTAGTCAACCATTTCTccttctttcatcggagggtcaaacCTCGCAGCTTGTTGTCTCCAGCGGAAACcgtattccctgaaactctcccctagtttcttctctattttcgtcaatgacagacgatctgggacaatttccagattatactgaaaatggcaTGCAAATGCTTGGGCTAGAttatcccaagtataccaccttaTGTGGTCTTGACGGGTGTACCATTCTACTGCTGAGCCGCTCAAGCtctgactgaaatatgccattaacaattcatcccTTCCTCCTGCCCCTTTCATTTTACTGCAGAAGCCcctcaaatgagccaccggatcaccgtgtccgttgtacaagtcgaatttgggcattttgaaccctgccggtagttgtacatttgggaacaaacacagatctttgtaagctacacttacctgacctcctagccctctcatatccctgaaggattattctatgcttttcatttttctgaacatctcttcatgttcaggatttctggccggtttttctgctccacccggtaggtcagaatgtggatcatatGGGTAGGCTTCGGGAGCTTTGAAGGTAGGCTCCGATGGGTAGTATTTGTTCTCTTGAGCCTGGAACATGGGCTCGCTGGATAATTTATGGAATGCAGCGGGTGGGGATGCCACAAAGACAAGGGTGATTAGCGGAGGAGGGTAAGGAATTGGTTTTGACAGTGGAGCTTGTGGTATGTGGGAAGTAGTGCCGTGATAATGTTGGTAGATGGGAAACCTGGATCGGTggtgggatgatcctgagactgagctaatggtggggtacaGGCCGGGTTAGCCGGGTTAGCCGGGTAAGACGGTGGTGATttccctttggaccaggcctggtacatttcggccatctattgcttaagtttgagcatctcctctttcattttactgacgcccaactcctctacctcaacacttgtgtcgacatccgggatagacatgatttctggtattggtccttttgatatggtttggtaatgataatgtgccagtatcctctagataaactaactgcttgaattctctgaaaaacaacaaacttgttagtttttagagtttaacacatatgcaatcacacgttgggatgcaatgcacctaggcaattaaccattttctatcatgcatttgcttcagttgcgtgcgtcattccgacctctcataattgtgccccttcttttaagcttcctttattctatccttctttatttattttttatttcccccttttcttttttagtgatggtcgaatcctatagagattgcctacgtatcatgtccccgcatgaatcagaccgtgcataGTTCTGGCAAAAAAATAAGTAGCAATACACTTTTCATAAAAACAAACTGCTTTGATTACAGACTTAGAAAAAGTTTACTGACTTTGAAAAAATGACAAGCAAACTTAAAAGTACCAACTGACAAACTTGCAAACTTTAAAAgcaaatacagactcaaaacaaaaATCAGGAATACATTAACGACCCAAACTTTCCTAGGGCCCACGAGGCATCATTCGACCTTGTCGTGGGCCtttgtgcaagatccctttgaagcctctccaaaTCGTTCATTATTTGTTTGACGAACGTCATTACTGCCGCAAAAAAAAGTTGGTACGGGTCATGTCCTCACACACTCGGCATTTTGCAGTAATGTAATGTGCGATGTTTCTGACCCTTTCTCTAATCCTGCTCTTTTCCTGCAGCAACCGTCCTATCTGTTGATTCCGCATTCCCAACACTTGAGAGTTATGAAGGAGTTGATCTTGAAACTTGTGCATTTGTTCCTCCATCCGCGCCATCAGGTCATAACAGTGTTTCCTATCCGCTCTGAAATCTCTAGCTTGTCTGACTACCTTGTCTTCGAGAGTGACTATTTGTCCTCTCAGGATGGTGACGGTCCCCTCATAGTCCCTCTTCATCTGTTGCATATGAAATGCCCACTTTTTTGCACCCTTTGTCCATCTAGCCCGGATCCTTGCCAAGCTAGCTTCAGATCTCTCCAAGTCCTCTTGGTATTCGCGGGCTTTCCCTTTCAGTTCGTTTATGAATTTTTGGTCAGCCCGACTCCTTTCTGGTTTTCTGAcagctattttcatttttcgAATCTGAGCCttaagggcctcattttcttgtATTATCTTCTTCTTTTCCCCTCATCTGCAGTGGcttgaaaatccttttcaaattGAAGTTCCATGGCCTTTTCCAGTTTGCCTATTGTAGCCCTGTACTcatgttctttagccaaccaatcccactgttcctGTGACGATTTGATAAAATCCTGGAGGTGGGGTCTTTTGGAAGGCCTCCTGAATGCAATTTATTTTCTATACCAAGCACGATACCCAGGTGAAACTTCTCCTTTAGATTGATCctgtacacaagtatttgctgcCAGGTATTGACAATCACTCCAGATCTGGCAGACTATTGCTTCAGGGAACTGGCCATCCGGTCCAATCTCAACTACCCTGACAGTGAGATCTTCATCTTTTGGCACTATCTAGCACCTCCCgagctgtctcaaaacccgatacgaggcataaggctggatgctcttaAGACCCATCAGAAGGAAGTGAGGCCCcgttgctggcatgtatatgatctcgtccacaggcaaccatcccagcaTCCACTCTACTTGGCTGGCAGTGAGGGACCGAAAGTAAGATATCCATCCTGTGACCCCTTTAGGCAAGCTGATCCCTTCAATCCTTGCATAAAATTCctctatacaagttttctctatTGACCCATAGCTCATGAACTGGGGACGGTGGCACAGGtattcgatcatccacatttgcaacaacagaTTGCACCCCTCAAAGAAGTCTCCCCCGGCTCTACAGACTGTGAGAGCAAAAAAGATCTCAGCTACTATCATAGGCGCGAGTATGCTCTTGGCCTAggtgagcaaagtgctgacaacccctgCTATTTTTatgtcgatattcccgtctttccTCGGGAACACTAGGAGCCCTAGGAATGCCACCATAAAAGTGAAACGTTTATGCTCTTCCCATTTAAGGCGatttcctttgctacagattttaTTCTCTGACTTGTTGAACCCTCCTATACGACCATATCTGCTGTATATGAAcgacaaagtacaaaaaccagccgCCAAGTCCGGGTTATGCACCCCTCTACTTATCTTTAGTGAGTCTAAGAATTTGTGCACAGCTATGGTTCTTGGGGCAACCAAATACTTGTGTCTTAAAGGAAGCTCAGCATTCctaatgtacccggctatttcttctaaggtcggggtgagttcaaaatctgaaaaattgaacacattgtgcgccgggtcccagcaTGTGACCAATGCCCTTATGATGTCTCCCCTGGGTATAATCTCCAACAGTCCGGGAAGGCCTCCCAAATATTTCTTAAACTCGTCTTGCCCTTCTccacctaaatcattccaccacagccgcaactccaaagggattttgCTTATGaatgagaaaggttcattttggattgtgctcatcctgcacatttattaaggtgattaagtgAAACAGTCATGATTTTATTCTATGTGACtccaaaataaaaaattgaccccttttttcatatttttaattata
This sequence is a window from Nicotiana sylvestris chromosome 3, ASM39365v2, whole genome shotgun sequence. Protein-coding genes within it:
- the LOC138888693 gene encoding uncharacterized protein, whose product is MPKFDLYNGHGDPVAHLRGFCSKMKGAGGRDELLMAYFSQSLSGSAVEWYTRQDHIRWYTWDNLAQAFACHFQYNLEIVPDRLSLTKIEKKLGESFREYGFRWRQQAARFDPPMKEGEMVDYFLQALEPTYFGHLVSVVGKSFNDVVKMGNMVKEGLKSNKIMRYSAIKETTQAIQNGTGGILGRKKKEDVELSDTNIIEVQAPEVPNINRNPMSTHPEANMIEIVHKGGESKKPSQTVMTIRSSETKEIEQPTREGSALESIEKIARPSVALDKGSPSKITTKSERVRVIVPGAISKPVITVEGARVDQVIIKLVTQLPIISSKAIPWNYGRVAVMYKGREVKEEVCEAQGLTRLGWCFAPVDLRKAKDNSASAKKPVTEEEAEEFLKKMKIQDYSIMEQLKKTSAQISLLSLLIHSDEHCRVLIKILNEAHVLDKITVNHLEKIANKIFAVNMVTFSDDELPVEGTEHNWALYLAVKCENSVVTRVLVDNGSSANIFPLSTLTKLKVENGRIHKNSIYVR